From a single Jatrophihabitans sp. genomic region:
- a CDS encoding contact-dependent growth inhibition system immunity protein — MTEYEALEQLLGGYLNEDWTDDYADPWQAVDDFVQSEHSDAVNLRLEITDIIRQYPSEDALDAQLTRLGLGYRIQFNGWTSHRDWLLAVADRVEKVLRKSPAA; from the coding sequence GTGACGGAATACGAAGCGTTGGAACAGCTCCTCGGCGGCTATTTGAACGAGGACTGGACCGACGATTATGCCGATCCATGGCAGGCCGTAGACGACTTCGTGCAATCGGAACACAGCGATGCCGTGAACCTGCGTCTCGAGATTACGGACATCATCCGTCAGTACCCGTCCGAGGACGCCTTGGACGCCCAGCTGACGCGGCTCGGCCTCGGGTACCGGATTCAGTTCAATGGCTGGACATCGCATCGGGACTGGCTGCTGGCGGTCGCCGACCGGGTCGAGAAGGTCCTGCGCAAGTCCCCGGCTGCCTGA
- a CDS encoding RNase A-like domain-containing protein, translating to MTASRFELPGDGLLAARACLDQRMPAGDPVRIRAAAHRCGRTAADLRRAASALLSSADTPLWTGAAHRAFVEQLRDRTPSMSATADRYEHYASALHAYAGALDETAPWLRAVRHRLRQRHDELASRDVTRVDLEATGLSASRADTAELLLLARNFKAGYDRWADALDRCIRALFEADEADPTRDRSGWAAWAQQLTGAVARHLSPYQRALANPTLANISDCLSTLATDLTVLGLGLLLICPPAAGACLAVATVLALTQLAVDATRRTQGEQVSNATLGLQLAAAIPIGGSAVRGLRAAGNVTHLVPGGGLAAHEGVNGGHTLAKHVGKSPEFLRKRLATEPEIKGASTFYNREVAENSIAEVLNAHDKRIQSWLAGPKRTLLISSPTPQVCGSVLLAPAADPLESSVIRVVLRRSDALGLGYRIHTAMVIM from the coding sequence GACCCGGTGCGGATCCGCGCCGCCGCCCACCGCTGCGGCCGCACTGCCGCCGACTTGCGCCGCGCCGCCTCGGCGCTGCTGTCCAGCGCTGACACGCCGCTGTGGACCGGCGCCGCTCACCGGGCCTTCGTCGAGCAGCTCCGAGACCGGACCCCCTCCATGTCGGCCACCGCCGACCGCTACGAGCATTACGCCAGCGCGCTGCACGCCTACGCCGGGGCCCTGGACGAGACCGCGCCCTGGCTGCGTGCCGTCCGTCACCGGCTGCGACAGCGCCACGACGAGCTGGCTTCACGCGATGTCACCAGGGTCGATCTTGAGGCCACCGGGCTGTCGGCCAGCCGAGCGGACACCGCCGAACTGCTGCTCCTCGCCCGGAACTTCAAGGCCGGCTACGACCGGTGGGCCGACGCCCTGGACCGCTGCATCCGGGCGCTGTTCGAGGCCGACGAAGCGGACCCGACCCGGGACCGGTCCGGCTGGGCGGCATGGGCGCAGCAGCTGACCGGCGCCGTCGCCCGCCACCTCAGCCCCTACCAGCGGGCCCTGGCCAACCCCACCCTGGCCAACATCTCCGACTGCCTCAGCACCCTCGCCACCGACCTCACCGTGCTGGGCCTGGGCCTGCTGCTCATCTGCCCACCCGCGGCCGGCGCGTGCCTGGCCGTGGCCACCGTGCTGGCCCTGACCCAGCTAGCCGTCGACGCCACCCGCCGGACCCAGGGCGAACAGGTCAGCAACGCCACCCTCGGCCTGCAACTAGCCGCCGCCATTCCTATCGGCGGCAGCGCCGTCCGCGGCTTGCGAGCTGCGGGCAACGTCACCCACCTTGTTCCAGGCGGCGGCCTGGCAGCCCACGAAGGCGTGAACGGCGGCCACACCCTGGCCAAGCATGTCGGCAAGAGTCCCGAGTTCCTGCGCAAGCGGTTAGCCACCGAACCGGAGATCAAAGGCGCATCCACTTTCTACAACCGAGAAGTCGCCGAGAACTCCATCGCCGAAGTTCTAAACGCCCATGACAAGAGAATTCAGAGCTGGCTTGCAGGGCCGAAACGCACGCTTTTGATTTCAAGTCCCACCCCACAGGTATGTGGCTCCGTGCTACTCGCCCCTGCGGCTGATCCCCTAGAATCCTCGGTGATACGGGTTGTGCTCCGGAGATCTGATGCTTTGGGCCTCGGGTACCGGATTCATACTGCGATGGTGATCATGTGA